The following are encoded together in the Saliniramus fredricksonii genome:
- a CDS encoding metallophosphoesterase family protein codes for MAEAEDTNRKLLIDPREGDVEDDAASPRDRSLLIMAGAMLVEINFLKLSLAIVLMIIVPAIVLGLAPLVVTGWYAQVSRSFTTLTTGLLPALATLVIVGLAAWYGGKPLFRTAERSFWSLISLVVQPGYAFFREALRHLGERVIPYGMAPRTRRTFSAIATAVAGLALSAIALWLAWLAWPETRWVGSVSDLRVPQRLIVPTLANSAVLIGLFLGVAALVWSLADATMDQPRDYEDFDLQEPGRPIWRVAQLSDLHAVGSAFEFRIEAGRRGPRGNGKIEAALAALSRAHAQNPLDIVLMSGDMTDCGRSTEWAEFSAILNRYPDLRERCLMLPGNHDLNVVDRSNPARLELPLSIGKNLRQMRALSAMAAVQGERVLVMDHRAGRFARTLDTALAPHRETITAFADTGNFRASLQVSRIWDEVFPMIVPPRPDDGLGVILLNSNAEANFSFTNALGLVPSEQMRDLTIATRQFPHARWLIALHHHLIEYPKPVSAFAARIGTALINGSAFVRKIKPLGRRAIAMHGHRHIDWVGACGATRIISAPSPVMSPMAQPYFYIHRFAAGADGDLDLLLPERVSLGEEAQPPAMAVS; via the coding sequence TTGGCTGAAGCAGAGGACACGAACCGCAAGCTTCTCATCGACCCCCGCGAGGGTGATGTCGAGGACGATGCCGCGAGCCCGCGCGACCGCTCGCTCCTGATCATGGCCGGCGCGATGCTGGTGGAGATCAATTTCCTCAAGCTGTCGCTCGCGATCGTCCTGATGATCATCGTACCCGCGATCGTGCTCGGGCTGGCACCGCTTGTGGTAACGGGCTGGTATGCACAGGTCTCGCGCAGCTTTACCACTCTCACCACTGGCCTCCTGCCCGCACTCGCCACTCTGGTGATCGTCGGGCTTGCCGCATGGTATGGCGGCAAACCGCTGTTTCGTACCGCCGAGCGCAGCTTCTGGTCGCTGATCTCGCTGGTCGTGCAGCCGGGCTACGCCTTCTTCCGCGAGGCGCTTCGCCATCTGGGTGAGCGGGTGATCCCTTATGGCATGGCGCCGCGCACGCGTCGCACCTTCAGCGCGATTGCCACCGCCGTTGCCGGCCTTGCTCTCAGCGCGATCGCGCTCTGGCTGGCCTGGCTGGCCTGGCCGGAGACGCGCTGGGTGGGAAGCGTCTCGGATCTGCGCGTCCCCCAGCGTCTGATCGTGCCGACTCTGGCCAACAGCGCGGTTCTGATCGGCCTCTTTCTGGGCGTTGCCGCGCTGGTCTGGAGCCTTGCCGATGCGACCATGGACCAGCCGCGCGATTATGAAGATTTCGATCTGCAGGAGCCGGGCAGGCCGATATGGCGTGTGGCGCAGCTCTCCGATCTGCATGCGGTCGGCAGCGCCTTCGAATTCCGTATCGAGGCCGGTCGGCGCGGCCCGCGCGGGAACGGCAAGATCGAAGCGGCGCTTGCGGCGTTGTCGCGGGCACATGCGCAGAACCCGCTCGATATCGTGCTGATGAGCGGTGACATGACCGATTGCGGCCGCTCGACGGAATGGGCCGAGTTCTCCGCCATCCTCAACCGCTATCCGGACTTGCGTGAGCGCTGCCTGATGCTGCCGGGCAATCACGATCTCAACGTGGTCGATCGCTCGAATCCGGCGCGGCTGGAACTGCCGCTGAGCATCGGCAAGAACCTGCGCCAGATGCGCGCGCTTTCGGCCATGGCTGCGGTGCAGGGCGAGCGTGTTCTGGTGATGGATCATCGCGCCGGGCGGTTCGCGCGGACGCTCGACACGGCGCTTGCGCCGCATCGTGAGACGATCACCGCCTTCGCCGATACCGGAAACTTCCGGGCCTCGCTGCAGGTTTCGCGGATCTGGGACGAGGTCTTTCCCATGATCGTGCCACCGCGCCCGGATGACGGGCTCGGCGTGATTCTGCTCAATTCCAATGCCGAGGCGAATTTCTCCTTCACCAACGCGCTCGGGCTGGTGCCGTCCGAGCAGATGCGCGATCTCACCATTGCCACGCGCCAGTTCCCCCATGCGCGCTGGCTGATCGCGCTGCATCACCACCTCATCGAATATCCCAAGCCCGTCTCCGCCTTCGCGGCGCGGATCGGGACCGCTCTGATCAACGGCAGCGCCTTCGTACGCAAGATCAAGCCGCTCGGGCGGCGCGCCATCGCGATGCACGGGCATCGCCATATCGATTGGGTCGGTGCCTGTGGCGCGACCCGCATCATCTCGGCGCCTTCGCCGGTCATGAGCCCGATGGCGCAACCCTATTTCTACATCCA
- a CDS encoding bacterioferritin: MTNKERSLKNLQKALSMELTAVHQYLLHAHVLDDWGLDKLGAKMREEMQEELGHASVFIERILYLQGEPVVSEQKAPKRAESLEALFTSDLKEENNAIAFYTKAFQEAVEDGDIGTKAIFERIVLDEEGHAEWLDLQLNLLKRMGEPAFISKYMSSSADH, translated from the coding sequence ATGACGAATAAAGAACGCAGCCTGAAGAACCTGCAAAAAGCCCTTTCGATGGAACTCACCGCCGTGCACCAGTATCTGCTGCACGCCCATGTGCTTGATGACTGGGGGCTCGACAAGCTCGGCGCGAAGATGCGTGAGGAAATGCAGGAGGAGCTCGGCCATGCCAGCGTGTTCATCGAACGCATCCTCTATCTGCAGGGGGAGCCCGTCGTCTCCGAGCAAAAGGCACCCAAACGCGCCGAGTCGCTGGAGGCCCTCTTCACCTCCGATCTGAAGGAAGAAAACAACGCCATCGCTTTCTACACCAAGGCCTTTCAGGAGGCGGTGGAAGATGGTGACATCGGCACCAAGGCGATTTTCGAACGCATCGTTCTCGACGAGGAAGGTCATGCCGAATGGCTTGATCTGCAGCTCAACCTGCTCAAGCGGATGGGCGAACCGGCCTTCATTTCCAAATACATGAGCAGTTCCGCCGATCATTGA